One genomic window of Candidatus Nitrosopumilus sediminis includes the following:
- a CDS encoding lamin tail domain-containing protein, with the protein MNRNVPIVFSILLFVGILVPAYAQTADHVVINEVDINPPGDDSKSVSEWIELYNPTDSDIDMSGWSIASTTTLKKTMTIPFGAVIKPGQFLTYSYQSVWFTDVSESVELRDENNVVIDKTPAISDIKNDFTSWQRIYDGFDSDSSSDWKFVTSTAGSSNGKLVQTQTLDGVSVTASSNKPFYTFGEVATISGSVSKEVFVVKPFFKPEQIVVTISGPNFDKTVNLYPDLNLNYKTTLSLHQVLGINEGDYDVTVSYGGATDTASFSVGYEIIQKDIKQDGELSIVTDKSQYIPGQTVYITGFADEIIPFEGMKFTVTDFNGKLIYNGNLFPTNGKFMTNIFITTVNPGYGSYDIVAEYFDKSASASFEVVKDIKEDVPISLWSDKKAYGLGDVVKISGRVNKVFVNTLDLEIVQTKQTSLLSSSSSSTSGFKILDAVTLKGDGSFDYSFTIPNNSLRLGDYKISVSKEIGSAKIIIPVVSDPENYVASDTPLTVEMDKAVYEFGDTMMISGFVKDPYSNTSYSSGTGVKISISHEDGTPLTIESLSKKNPADIGYSFTAIPETSGRYFLQVDVNKNIFTKGNYLVKSQYSGHTAVNLFSIEDSLDLKGGPVITLDKEVYGLGETVYLNGIAPLTGINSVEISLTKPDGSVRNSGTTIDNQRFSWSWVTPISEKPASLKLDASERDIQKSNFGVYKIRVSIGSNNLDLFFKVSADPENDSLSKTPLFVSTEKSLYKAGEKLKVIGNVIKRQQGTEGLVVPERVTIKVLDGKFPFKQIHESSVYPNQGGDFSSLFELPATIFSEGLYSVKASYSKASAKSEFSVTNDFIFGIDADLTLLVNTDKSEYYPGDVVSISGKPNKLIYLEGFDVSIIKKSETEITCGSFICGKNTGPVTTIRPSPSGSFTHQFVIPDKATSIGTYEVTVDADFEKKSVKFNVVEKPIVEKSNTVIEKENRISEKMISITTQDKISEDVVISPRVISGSLITPARGDESNVNLKVSTEFGTCIIGSDADCLVKESTRKPGQIYDVVDVDGISLKVRYSGPDVRLEKFSILPESENTFLPDANWNVEVIKDEQVTRFYYKVTYKTLE; encoded by the coding sequence ATGAATCGTAATGTGCCAATAGTATTTTCTATCCTCCTTTTTGTAGGAATTTTAGTACCTGCATATGCTCAAACTGCTGACCATGTTGTAATTAACGAAGTCGACATTAATCCGCCTGGTGATGATTCTAAATCCGTCTCTGAATGGATAGAACTGTACAATCCCACTGACTCTGATATTGACATGAGTGGATGGAGCATTGCCTCTACTACAACCCTTAAAAAAACAATGACCATTCCATTTGGAGCTGTAATCAAACCGGGACAATTTCTAACGTATTCTTACCAAAGTGTTTGGTTTACCGATGTTAGTGAGTCAGTTGAACTTAGAGATGAAAACAATGTTGTAATTGACAAGACTCCTGCAATTTCTGATATCAAAAATGATTTTACTTCTTGGCAAAGAATCTATGATGGTTTTGATTCTGATAGTTCCAGTGATTGGAAGTTTGTAACTTCAACTGCTGGATCTTCTAATGGCAAATTAGTCCAAACACAAACCCTTGATGGTGTTAGTGTAACTGCTTCATCTAACAAACCATTCTATACCTTTGGAGAAGTAGCAACAATTTCTGGAAGCGTTTCTAAAGAGGTGTTTGTTGTAAAGCCTTTCTTTAAACCTGAACAAATAGTAGTTACTATTTCTGGACCTAATTTTGATAAAACTGTAAACCTTTATCCTGATCTTAATCTGAATTACAAAACAACCCTTAGTTTACATCAGGTCTTGGGAATTAATGAGGGCGATTATGACGTAACTGTAAGTTATGGTGGTGCCACTGATACCGCAAGTTTTTCCGTAGGGTATGAAATAATTCAAAAGGATATCAAACAGGATGGAGAACTAAGTATTGTCACTGATAAATCGCAATATATTCCGGGACAGACCGTTTACATCACCGGTTTTGCTGATGAGATTATTCCTTTTGAGGGGATGAAATTCACTGTAACTGATTTTAATGGAAAGCTGATCTATAATGGAAATCTCTTTCCAACAAACGGTAAATTCATGACTAATATTTTCATAACTACTGTAAATCCTGGTTATGGATCATATGATATTGTTGCAGAATATTTTGACAAATCTGCATCTGCATCGTTTGAGGTTGTAAAAGATATCAAAGAAGATGTTCCTATATCTTTATGGTCCGATAAGAAAGCATATGGTTTGGGTGATGTGGTAAAAATTTCTGGTAGAGTAAACAAAGTTTTTGTCAATACGTTGGATTTGGAAATTGTTCAGACAAAACAAACTTCACTTTTGAGTTCCTCTTCAAGTAGTACATCTGGATTTAAAATTTTAGATGCTGTAACTCTCAAAGGTGACGGTTCATTTGATTACTCTTTTACCATTCCAAATAATTCTCTTAGATTGGGTGATTACAAAATTTCTGTATCTAAAGAAATTGGTTCTGCAAAAATTATAATTCCTGTTGTATCTGATCCTGAAAACTATGTTGCCTCTGATACGCCCTTGACAGTTGAAATGGATAAGGCCGTCTATGAATTTGGTGATACTATGATGATTAGTGGTTTTGTAAAGGATCCTTATAGTAATACCAGTTATAGCTCTGGTACAGGGGTAAAAATTTCTATTTCTCATGAAGATGGAACTCCTTTGACAATTGAATCCTTGTCAAAAAAGAACCCTGCTGATATAGGATATTCTTTTACTGCTATTCCTGAAACTTCTGGTAGATACTTTTTGCAAGTTGATGTGAACAAAAACATCTTCACTAAAGGTAACTATCTTGTAAAATCCCAATATTCTGGTCATACTGCAGTAAATCTATTCTCCATTGAGGATTCTCTTGATTTGAAAGGCGGACCTGTAATTACACTTGATAAGGAAGTATATGGATTGGGAGAGACTGTTTATCTCAATGGTATTGCGCCATTAACCGGTATTAATTCAGTTGAGATTTCACTTACAAAACCTGATGGAAGTGTTCGCAATTCTGGTACAACAATTGACAATCAACGTTTCTCATGGTCTTGGGTTACTCCGATAAGTGAGAAACCTGCAAGCTTGAAACTTGATGCTTCTGAAAGGGACATACAAAAATCAAATTTTGGAGTATACAAAATTAGGGTTTCAATTGGTTCTAATAATCTAGATCTTTTCTTCAAAGTTTCTGCAGATCCTGAAAATGATTCATTATCCAAAACACCTCTCTTTGTATCTACTGAAAAATCATTGTACAAGGCTGGTGAAAAATTAAAAGTCATTGGAAATGTCATTAAACGTCAACAAGGTACTGAAGGCCTTGTAGTACCTGAACGAGTTACTATCAAAGTACTTGATGGTAAATTCCCTTTCAAACAAATCCATGAATCTTCTGTTTACCCCAATCAAGGTGGTGACTTTTCAAGTCTCTTTGAATTACCAGCTACCATATTTAGTGAAGGTCTCTATTCTGTAAAAGCATCTTACTCTAAGGCTTCTGCAAAGTCTGAATTTAGTGTGACAAATGATTTCATTTTCGGCATAGACGCTGATTTGACTCTTTTAGTAAATACTGACAAATCTGAATATTATCCTGGCGATGTTGTTTCAATTAGTGGAAAACCAAACAAGCTAATCTATCTTGAAGGATTTGATGTGAGTATAATCAAGAAATCTGAAACTGAAATTACTTGTGGCTCGTTTATTTGTGGAAAAAATACAGGACCTGTGACTACAATTCGTCCAAGCCCTTCTGGATCTTTCACACATCAATTTGTAATTCCTGATAAAGCAACATCTATTGGAACATACGAAGTAACAGTTGATGCTGATTTTGAGAAAAAATCGGTCAAATTCAATGTTGTTGAAAAACCAATTGTTGAAAAATCTAACACTGTAATTGAGAAAGAAAACAGAATATCTGAGAAGATGATCTCAATTACTACTCAAGATAAAATTTCTGAAGATGTAGTTATTTCACCTAGAGTGATTTCAGGCTCTTTGATTACTCCTGCAAGAGGAGATGAATCTAATGTGAACCTCAAAGTATCAACTGAATTTGGCACGTGTATTATTGGATCTGATGCTGATTGTTTGGTAAAAGAATCTACCAGAAAACCAGGCCAAATCTATGATGTTGTAGATGTAGATGGAATAAGTCTTAAGGTAAGATATAGTGGCCCTGATGTACGTTTGGAAAAGTTCAGCATTTTACCTGAATCTGAAAATACATTTTTGCCTGATGCCAATTGGAACGTCGAGGTAATCAAGGATGAACAAGTTACAAGATTTTATTATAAAGTTACATACAAAACATTAGAGTAA
- a CDS encoding DUF367 family protein → MKLQVLMFYQDDPKKCTAAKMVKFGLAQNIKKIGSKGLVLDPFSEKTLLPKDKSSIHSIIGIDCSWNLADQAFSKKFDGIKRKLPPLLAGNPVNYSKLNKLTTVEALAASLFILGSKEQALELLDKFKWGHTFYELNQNLLEEYSKLENESQIELILKDYGLI, encoded by the coding sequence ATGAAATTACAAGTTTTGATGTTTTACCAAGATGATCCTAAAAAATGCACAGCTGCTAAAATGGTAAAATTTGGCCTCGCTCAAAATATTAAAAAAATTGGTTCAAAAGGATTGGTCTTAGATCCATTTTCTGAAAAAACTTTACTGCCTAAAGATAAATCATCAATTCATTCCATTATAGGAATTGATTGCTCTTGGAATCTTGCAGATCAGGCATTTTCTAAAAAATTTGATGGTATCAAAAGAAAACTTCCTCCATTATTGGCTGGAAATCCTGTAAACTATTCCAAATTGAATAAATTAACTACTGTTGAAGCATTGGCCGCATCATTATTTATTTTGGGTTCTAAAGAACAAGCCTTAGAATTGCTTGATAAATTCAAATGGGGTCATACATTTTATGAACTCAATCAAAATCTTCTAGAGGAATATTCTAAACTTGAAAATGAATCTCAGATAGAATTGATTTTAAAAGATTATGGTCTGATTTAG